One endosymbiont 'TC1' of Trimyema compressum genomic window, AACAGAAAACATAATTTGCATTGCATATTGGATAAAGGCCATTAATGAACCAATTTCCATAGTTGTTGCTTCTACTTGAAATCCTCCAAACCAGACAATGGCAATTGTACTGATATTCATAACTAGCATCATTGCTGGAAAGAGAATAGCCATAATCAAATTAATTCTCAGAGAAGTGTTTGTTAAACTTTTATTAGCTTTTTTAAAGCGTTTCTTTTCATCATCAGAACGATTAAATGCTCGAATAACTCTCATACTTGTTAAAAATTCCCTTAAAACTAAATTGAGTTTATCTAGCTTTTTTTGATTTTTCTTAAATAGTGGAACAATTAGTACTAGCATAAAGGCCATAATAACAACAATAATAGCAACGATAACAACAATAATCCAAGATAGTTTTGGTGTTTGAGATACAGCCATAATTATTCCTCCAATCATCATGATTGGGGCCCCTATCATCATTCTATACATAATGATAAATTGTTGTAATTGAGTAATATCATTAGTGGTTCTAGTAATAAGGGATGCTGTGCCAATTTTATTCATTTCATCATTTGAATAATAGGTTACTTTTTCAAATACGGATTTACGAACATTTTTTTGCCAATCCTGAACCAACTCGAGCTAACAAATAGCTGGCCAAGATTGTGGCTGTAGCACTTAATAAAGTAACTAGAAGCATAATACCTCCTGTTTTCCAAATAGCAGTGGTATCATTTTTTAGAACACCATTATCAATAATTTGTGACATTAATTTAGGTAGATTTAAATCGAACATAGTTTGTGCAAAAATAAAGATAATTGCTAAAATAACAGCAATCCAATATTTTTCTAAATAACGTAAAATTTTTGTCAAATTAGTGGCTCCTTTCTTCTGAGGTATATAACATAATATCCTTTAAGGTCTCAACAAATGATTCCATTTTTTCAACACCTATGTAATCAACAAGACCTGTTAAATGCTTCAGCATATGGGTTTGGTGATTTTTTAAAAATAAATCACCTTTTTAGATAATTTAATGTAGATAGAACGTCTATCCTTTTTATTAATTGTTTTGGTAATAAAATCATTTTCCTCTAAACCATTAATAAGCTGGGTAATAGAGGATGATGTAACATTCATAATTTTATCCATATGAGAGACTTTTACACCTTTAGGGTGCTTTTTTTGTTTCTCCCCATAAGACACACATGTAGAAAAGTCAATTGGGCAGGGCTTAAACACTCTTTTGAAGTATCTTTTGGCATATAATGTTTATGTTGCTTAAAATGGCGGATAACATTGATTAATTCAAGGGCCATTTTTTCTTTTTCATCCATTGGAATTCAACACCTCCTTATTTAGTTAACTTGCTTAATTAATTAGCTGCTTAACTATTATATATAGATTGATTTTTTGTCAATAAAAAAAGGAGAATTTTATTCTCCTTTTTAATAAAATATTATTTTTTGCAGAAAGAATGGGAACCACTGAGGCTAGAAATAGTGATTCCCTGAATAGACAATTTATCTTTACCCTCTAAAGTATATACAATTTAATAGGTGTTTTCAATGGACAAAAGACCTTTATAGAAACATTTGATAATCCTTCGTTTAATATAAAATTATCAGTATTGCAATTGTTATAGACATGGAATACACTTAAGTAAGGAGGGCTATTACAGTGACAAAAAAGAAAAAAATAGGGATTTGGATTAGCCTAATTATAATAGTAGTTATTCTATTTAGTGTCTTAACAGCTACAGGTGGTTTTGATTTATTAAAAGATGTAGAATCACTTCAAATTTGGATAGCTAGTTTTGGTAGTATAAGTTATTTAGTCTATATTGGTATCTTTGTATTAGGTGCTGTTTTTTATTGTCTGCAAGTGTCTTCACAATAGTAGGAGGGTTATTTTTGGTTCAATTAAGGGAACCCTATTTGCTCTTATAGGGGCCACGCTATTAGTACAGCATTAAGTTTTCTGATTAGCCGCTATTTGGCTAGAGATTTTATTGTTAAGAAATTTCAGCATAAGAAGGTCTTTGAGACTATGGAAACAGGGATTGCTAAAAATGGTGTTGAGTTTGTCTTAATTACTCGCTTAATTCCAATTTTTCCTCACAATATTCAAGGGTATGCCTATGGCTTAACAAACATATCTTTTATTAAATTTACTGTTGTTTCTGCATTTGCTATGTTACCAGGGGCTTTTTATATGCTTATTTTGCTGGGGAGTTAGTGCGAACGGGGGTTACGCCTTTTTTTATTGGTCAGTTAATAATTGCTAGTCTTTTATTTTATATTCTTTTTAGAGTTGTTAAGAAAATAGCAAAAATGAAAGGTATTTCTGTTGAGGAGTTAAGTGAAGAAAATAACGAATAGAGTTTTGTATAATGAAAATATAAAGAAGCAAATTAAGGAGATTAAAACAGCCTGTACAGGTTGTCGAAGTTGCTTTAAAGTATTGTCCTATGCTTGCAAATTTTGGCAGGAATCCAATTGACATTGTTGAAAAACTGGAAGTTGAATTGAATTTTGATTTAGTCTATAGTTGTCTTTTATGTGGTTCATGTAAAGTTGCTTGTCCTTTAAATTTACCTATTCCAGAACTTTTAAATGAACTAAGAATTGAGATTGCGAATACTAATAAGGGCAAGGCAAACTCAAAAGGTCGTTTAGGAGTTGTGGCTTTTCAGACTTAGGTATCAAGCCCTATATTTAGAGGAAAGCAGGTTAAAAAATATGAGTAATATTGGTTTTATGGCTGGTTGTAACCTAAGTGCTTATAGTCCTTATGATGTAGAACAAGTTTTAATTTTTCTTAGCACCCTACATGGAGGCAAGTTAAGAGGCATTAGTAATTGTTGTGGCAAGCCAACATTAATGTTAGGTGAAATGGAGCATTTTAGAAAAAATATGATTTGCCGGAAAATGATTTTAGTTATTATAATCTAGAAACTGTTATAAAACCATTAGCAATCACTCTAATATACAGGTTGTCTCTCTCTGGCATGTATTGGCTGAGCGCCTGAAAATAGAAAAAGATAGTCTGGTTAAGGATGCAGTAGTCTCTATTCAAGATTCTTATTCTGTTAGAAATGTTCCTTTAATTCATAATAGTGTTAGAAAGCTATTAATAAAAAAAGGCTACTCTATTAAAGAGTCAAAATATTGTAAAGAGAAAACTCTATACTGTGGTATGGGAGGCATGGTTGGTATGCTGAGACCCTCAATTAGCAATAAAGCATTAGAAATGGCAACAGCAGCAATGCCAGCTAATGAAGTCATTAGCTACTGTGGTGGCTGTCATTCCATGTTTTTAAGGACTGAAAAAAGCCACTTATCTTTTAGATCTTATATTTGAGAATAAGTCTAAAAGAGAGAAACCCTTATCATTAATTGAAAGTTATAAAAATCGTTTTAAAACAAAACAAATTATAGATAATTTTAATAAAAAACAGATTAAATAATTCAGAGGAATTGACAAAGTGTCTTTTTATTCTTATATTATTAAAGGAACTAAATAAGTCGGTAGGTGAGGTTACCGCATAGATAAGGATCGTTGCCGCGGAGTAGTGGAGACACTATGAGTTGGTTAGCAGGCTATGTCGATTCAAGGTATAATCTAATACAATTTCATTGCTCTGCGAAGCTTAAGCTTGAACGGTGGTATACATTTTAATTGAATAGAGTGTATTAATTTGTGGAGAATATAAACTTCTAGCCATTGTTTTGCTTTGGTTGGAAGTTTTTTTATTTGCCATTCTTATTTAGATTAATTTTGATTTAGGTAGTTAGGGCAATCAAAATTGGGAATAGACCTCGGATGAATAAACCGAAGTTTGATAGTAGGCATTTTAGGAAGATTCATGTCAGTCATCAGGCGGCTCGCTCTACCAATACTGATGTTGATGCCATAGTCATAGGAAAGAAGAGCCTTAATCTTAGATGGGCCAATACGTCTCTTAGTAAGATGACAAATCTCCGAGAATAAGCTGACGGAGTTTTTAATTCTCAATAGTTCTAGGAGAAAGTTTTTCCGAAAAGTATTTGTAATAGGAGCTGCGGTTCACTTTAAGGACATGACAAAGAAAAGAGATAGCGTGCTGAAAACGAAGGGTATGAACAGCCATTAATCTTTGTCTGAGTGAGGCGTGAATATGGCAATTGCTTTTTTTAAAATGATATTTTCCTCCTAGAGTCGAGCATTACGCTTTTGAAGATCCTTAATCTGCTTAGCGGTTAGAATAGTATCATCATCAATTCTAACCTGAGAATAAAGTTTAATCCACTTGTGTAAAGCAGACATGGAGACACCATATTCTTTAGAAAGTTGGGATTGAGTTTTACCGTTTTGGTGTAAATTAACAATACTTTTTTTAAATTCTTCATCGTATTTCTTGTAATTATTCATAATTTTATCCTTTCTTATGTGTCTACTTATTTAAAACATGTTTCACTTTTTCCTGTCTACTTTTTTAGTATATGTCCAAAAAATAAAAAGGAGGGTGAATTTATAATGGACTATACTAAAGTATTGGCGGTTGATGCTATTGCAAATGACAGTAAAAGAATTGTTGTTGTAAATGACAATAAAATGCTATTAGCTAGAGTGGAGGATCAGTATTATGCCATTGATAATGTTTGTCCTCATATGGACGGATCCTTAGGAGATGGGATTCTAAAAGGCTATGTGATCACTTGTCCAAAACATGGCAGTCAATTTGATATTAGAGATGGAAAAGTTGTTAAGAGAGGTAAGATTGCATTTGTTAAAGTAAAAGTAGATAATTGCAAGACTTATGAAGTCAAAATAGAGGGAAAAGACGTATTCATTGGAATTGAATAATGCTATAATTAAGGGGATAAGAGAGTAAGAAGAGGGGATATAATCATTGAGTTTTAAACAGGATGAGGCATTAGCAAAAACTCATTTGGAGAAACAAAGTGCGTTGGTTGATGCTGGGCTTACAAATGAAGAAGTAGCAATTAGAGAAGAACGGGGAGAGGTCAATCGGATTCTTAAGGCACCTACAAGAACGTTGTGGGATATCTTTAGAACTAACCTATTCACTTTTTTTAATGGCTTAAATATTGTTTTAGTTGTATTAGTACTAATTGCTGGAGAACCAAGAAATGCCTTATTTATTATAATTGTAATTGCCAATATATTAATTGGTATTATTCAAGAGTATAGAGCGAAAAAAACAATTGAAAAAATGTCTCTTTTAAAAAATGAACAAGTTCATGTGCTTAGAGAAGGCAAGGAAGAAGTTATTCCAATTGATGATGTAGTCATAGACGATTTGGTTATGCTTATTCCTGGCATGCAACTGCCAGCAGATGTGATTATTGTTGAAGCTTTTGGATTAGAAATTGATGAGTCTTTATTAACAGGAGAATCAGACTCAATTGAAAAACAAGTAGAGGATTGTGGCTATTCAGGTAGCTTTGTTGTAGCCGGAACAGGAAAAGCGCAAGTTCTTAGAGTGGGAAAAGAAACCTATATTAACCAGTTGAGTCATGAGGCAAAACGTTTTAAAATTGTTCATTCAGAATTGCGTGATTCTATTGATAAAATAATTAAATTTTTAACTTTAATTATTTTTCCTGTGGCATTATTATTGTTTATTAGTCAATTCTTTATTATTAAGCAAACTTGGAATGAAGCTATTCTTAAAACTGTTGCAGGTATTATAGGTATGATTCCAGAAGGCTTAGTTCTTTTAACAAGTGTTGCTTTTGCAGTAGGTATTATTTGTTTAGCTACGCACCGAACTCTTGTTCAAGAACTACCAGCAATTGAAAGTTTAGCTAGAGTTGATGTTCTCTGTTTAGATAAAACAGGAACTTTAACAGAAGGTTCGTTAGATGTAGCAAAAGTAATTACACTTGATGAGTCTTTTCAAAAGTTAAATATGGCATTAGCCACTTATGCGTATATGAGCAAAGATAAAAATGAAACATCCCAAGCATTAATTGATTACTATAAAAATGAGGTGCAATTGCTTTGGAAAATTACCGATAGAATACCATTTTCATCAACACGAAAATGGGCTTCTATGACTGTTGATGATGGTATGACTTATATTATGGGGGCGCCTGATATTTTAATAGAAGATAAAGCACTCTTAGATAAAGTAGAAATTTTTGCAAAACAAGGGTATCGTGTTCTTTGTTTTGCAATAACTAAGGAAACTGTAACTAAAAATAAACATCCTAGAGGCTTAGTTATTGAAACTTTAATATTGCTACAAGATAGAATTAGAGAAGAAGCAAAAGCTACTTTAGATTATTTTAAAAAACAGGATGTAACACTTAAAATAATTTCTGGTGATAATCCAACAACTGTTGCAACTGTTGCTAGACGAGTAGGGATTCATGACCATGAAAACTACATTGATTCTAGAACTTTGCCTGAAGACCCAAAAGACTTAGAAGCAATTATGGAAAACAATACAGTTTTTGGGAGGGTTACACCTCAACAGAAAAAAGAAATGGTTCAAGCGTTGCAAAGAAGAGGTCATATAGTTGGTATGACTGGTGACGGCGTTAATGATGTTTTAGCTTTGAAAGAGGCTGACTGCGGTATTGCCATGGCTTCTGGAAGTGAAGCATCAAGGGCTGTTGCTCAATTAGTGCTCCTCGATTCAAATTTTGCAGCTTTACCTGTAGCTGTAACCCAAGGAAGAAGGGTTATTAATAATATTCAAAGGGTTGCAAGCTTATTTTTAGTGAAATCGGTTTATAGTATTATTTTGTCAGTATTTGTTACAATTTTTGGATTTGCGTATCCTTTTACACCGATTCAAATTTCATTAATAAGCACATTGGCTGTTGGGATACCAGCATTTTTCTTAGCGTTAGAACCAAATCAAGAACGGATTTCTGGTAGTTTCTTTTCAAAGATTCTATCAATAGCTATACCTGGAGGGATAACGGTATCCTTTAGTTTGTTATCCATTAACTTTTTGAATATGGTGACACACTTAAATTTTTCACCACCAGAAATGGCAACAATGCTTGTACTTGCAACGGGATTAATCCAATTATTTGTATTGGCTAAGATTAGTAAACCGCTAAATATTTGGCGGATTGTATTAATTGGTACAATGTCTTTACTGTTTGTAGCTTGCTTCTTTATACCGGCTACAATTAGTTTCTTTGGCTTAGCTCGTTTAACATGGTTTCTTGCTTTTGTAGCTGTTTTATTTACTTTAACAGCTTCTTTATTAGTTATTGTAGGTGAGAAAATATTAAAAAGAGTATTTAAAAAAGACAATAGGGTATAAGATAAGTGTTGGTTTTTGTTAGTTTGGTATTAAGATGTTTTAAAGCTAGAATTTATTTGGGAGATTTGTCAAGATGAGATCGAATAGTGAAGAAGAAAAAAGAAATTAACGAGACGGCAAGTGGTGCTAATTGCAACTATAATTAGTGGGATTTTACTCCTTTGCTTAGCTATAGGCCTTTATGCAAAAGGACAAGATTTAGAGACCATGAAAGGTAGATTGGAAACACTTGAACAAAGAAATGAAATATTAGAAAAAGAAAATAAAGATATGAGAGATTTAGTTGCCTATAATATTTCTGAGGGTATCCTGCTAAAAAATGCTTTCTTAACATTTGATGATGGTCCATCTGACAATACAATGATTCTATTATCAACTTTAAAGGATGCTGGTGTAAAAGCTAACTTTTTTCTCTTAGGATGTAAGATTGATAACTATCCTGAAGCAACAAAAGCTATTGCTACAGATGGTCATGGTGCTTTTGTTCATTTCTGATACCCATCAATACAATCAAATATACAGTTCAAAAGATACTTTAATAAATGATGTTTTGACTACCAGAAAAAATTATGGATTTAGGTATTAAAGAACCTACCCTATATCGTTTTCCAGGAGGTTCCAATACAGGCTATTTGAAAGATAATGTATTTGCTGAAGTTAAGTTGGCTCTTAAAGAAAATAAGTTTACTTATGTAGATTGGAATGTAGATTCAGGCGATGCAAAAAG contains:
- a CDS encoding HAD-IC family P-type ATPase produces the protein MSFKQDEALAKTHLEKQSALVDAGLTNEEVAIREERGEVNRILKAPTRTLWDIFRTNLFTFFNGLNIVLVVLVLIAGEPRNALFIIIVIANILIGIIQEYRAKKTIEKMSLLKNEQVHVLREGKEEVIPIDDVVIDDLVMLIPGMQLPADVIIVEAFGLEIDESLLTGESDSIEKQVEDCGYSGSFVVAGTGKAQVLRVGKETYINQLSHEAKRFKIVHSELRDSIDKIIKFLTLIIFPVALLLFISQFFIIKQTWNEAILKTVAGIIGMIPEGLVLLTSVAFAVGIICLATHRTLVQELPAIESLARVDVLCLDKTGTLTEGSLDVAKVITLDESFQKLNMALATYAYMSKDKNETSQALIDYYKNEVQLLWKITDRIPFSSTRKWASMTVDDGMTYIMGAPDILIEDKALLDKVEIFAKQGYRVLCFAITKETVTKNKHPRGLVIETLILLQDRIREEAKATLDYFKKQDVTLKIISGDNPTTVATVARRVGIHDHENYIDSRTLPEDPKDLEAIMENNTVFGRVTPQQKKEMVQALQRRGHIVGMTGDGVNDVLALKEADCGIAMASGSEASRAVAQLVLLDSNFAALPVAVTQGRRVINNIQRVASLFLVKSVYSIILSVFVTIFGFAYPFTPIQISLISTLAVGIPAFFLALEPNQERISGSFFSKILSIAIPGGITVSFSLLSINFLNMVTHLNFSPPEMATMLVLATGLIQLFVLAKISKPLNIWRIVLIGTMSLLFVACFFIPATISFFGLARLTWFLAFVAVLFTLTASLLVIVGEKILKRVFKKDNRV
- a CDS encoding transposase; its protein translation is MNNYKKYDEEFKKSIVNLHQNGKTQSQLSKEYGVSMSALHKWIKLYSQVRIDDDTILTAKQIKDLQKRNARL
- a CDS encoding Rieske (2Fe-2S) protein, whose protein sequence is MDYTKVLAVDAIANDSKRIVVVNDNKMLLARVEDQYYAIDNVCPHMDGSLGDGILKGYVITCPKHGSQFDIRDGKVVKRGKIAFVKVKVDNCKTYEVKIEGKDVFIGIE
- a CDS encoding TVP38/TMEM64 family protein, yielding MCSYRGHAISTALSFLISRYLARDFIVKKFQHKKVFETMETGIAKNGVEFVLITRLIPIFPHNIQGYAYGLTNISFIKFTVVSAFAMLPGAFYMLILLGS
- a CDS encoding MarR family transcriptional regulator; this encodes MDKIMNVTSSSITQLINGLEENDFITKTINKKDRRSIYIKLSKKVIYF
- a CDS encoding polysaccharide deacetylase family protein, which encodes MVLIATIISGILLLCLAIGLYAKGQDLETMKGRLETLEQRNEILEKENKDMRDLVAYNISEGILLKNAFLTFDDGPSDNTMILLSTLKDAGVKANFFLLGCKIDNYPEATKAIATDGHGAFVHF